A genomic window from Streptomyces sp. HUAS YS2 includes:
- a CDS encoding YdbC family protein — translation MLVKWIRCTVVDRRGFERGQRKWAGLLGEPGFRGQGGGWSRRRPDVAHVFAFWESRAFYDSFMARAHDRLAASQAGTFKDAQVKLFDYRFDVKTGFEPRFADADVARVAHCRVHAERVEHFALMQEKVWNPAMAGSPGMLRGVFGEAPGHEFLVLSLWHSAAEHGKYRTERVERLGLRAQTEADVAAMAGDVVQLEPAWAV, via the coding sequence GTGCTGGTCAAGTGGATTCGCTGCACCGTCGTCGACCGTCGGGGGTTCGAGCGGGGGCAGCGGAAGTGGGCGGGGCTGCTGGGTGAGCCGGGCTTCCGGGGGCAGGGCGGGGGGTGGAGCCGCCGACGGCCCGACGTCGCCCATGTCTTCGCGTTCTGGGAGAGCCGCGCGTTCTACGACTCGTTCATGGCGCGGGCGCACGACCGGCTCGCGGCCTCGCAGGCCGGGACGTTCAAGGACGCGCAGGTCAAACTCTTCGACTACCGCTTCGACGTGAAGACGGGGTTCGAGCCGCGCTTCGCGGACGCGGACGTGGCCCGGGTCGCGCACTGCCGTGTCCACGCGGAGCGGGTCGAGCACTTCGCGCTGATGCAGGAGAAGGTGTGGAACCCGGCCATGGCCGGGTCGCCGGGGATGCTGCGCGGGGTGTTCGGGGAGGCTCCGGGGCACGAGTTCCTGGTGCTGTCGCTGTGGCACTCGGCGGCGGAGCACGGGAAGTACCGCACGGAGCGGGTGGAACGGCTCGGCCTGCGCGCGCAGACCGAGGCCGACGTGGCGGCGATGGCTGGGGACGTGGTCCAGCTCGAACCGGCTTGGGCGGTTTGA
- the lexA gene encoding transcriptional repressor LexA — MTTTADSATITAQDRSQSRLEPVHAMNDAATNPEGLDPSRPARSLPGRPPGIRADSSGLTDRQRRVIEVIRDSVQRRGYPPSMREIGQAVGLSSTSSVAHQLMALERKGFLRRDPHRPRAYEVRGSDQPSTQPTDTTGKPAASYVPLVGRIAAGGPILAEESVEDVFPLPRQLVGDGELFVLKVVGDSMIEAAICDGDWVTVRRQPVAENGDIVAAMLDGEATVKRFKREDGHVWLLPHNAAYQPIPGDEATILGKVVAVLRRV, encoded by the coding sequence GTGACCACCACCGCAGACAGTGCCACCATCACTGCCCAGGACCGCTCCCAGAGCCGACTCGAGCCGGTGCATGCCATGAACGACGCAGCCACGAACCCGGAAGGGCTCGATCCCTCGCGCCCCGCGCGGTCGCTGCCCGGCCGACCTCCCGGCATCAGGGCGGACAGCTCGGGCCTCACTGACCGGCAGCGCCGGGTCATCGAGGTCATCCGGGACTCGGTCCAGCGACGCGGCTACCCGCCGTCGATGCGCGAGATCGGCCAGGCCGTGGGGCTGTCCAGCACGTCGTCCGTGGCGCACCAGCTCATGGCTCTGGAGCGCAAGGGCTTCCTGCGCCGCGACCCGCACCGGCCGCGCGCGTACGAGGTGCGCGGCTCGGACCAGCCGAGCACCCAGCCGACCGACACCACGGGCAAGCCCGCCGCGTCGTACGTCCCCCTGGTCGGCCGGATCGCGGCAGGCGGCCCCATCCTCGCCGAGGAGTCGGTCGAGGACGTCTTCCCGCTCCCCCGCCAGCTGGTCGGCGACGGCGAGCTGTTCGTCCTCAAGGTCGTCGGCGACTCGATGATCGAGGCCGCGATCTGCGACGGCGACTGGGTGACCGTGCGCCGCCAGCCCGTCGCGGAGAATGGCGACATCGTCGCCGCGATGCTGGACGGCGAGGCGACTGTGAAGCGCTTCAAGCGCGAGGACGGCCACGTCTGGCTGCTCCCGCACAACGCGGCGTACCAGCCGATCCCTGGCGACGAGGCCACCATCCTCGGCAAGGTCGTCGCCGTGCTGCGACGGGTGTGA
- the nrdR gene encoding transcriptional regulator NrdR, whose translation MHCPFCRHPDSRVVDSRTTDDGTSIRRRRQCPDCSRRFTTVETASLMVIKRAGVTEPFSRTKVISGVRKACQGRPVTEDALAQLGQRVEEAVRATGSAELTTHDVGLAILGPLQELDLVAYLRFASVYKAFDSLEDFEAAIAELRERPPAEECGTGATPEVPVPAVAAD comes from the coding sequence ATGCATTGCCCCTTCTGCAGGCACCCTGACAGCCGCGTCGTCGACAGTCGCACCACCGACGACGGGACGTCGATCCGACGCCGGCGCCAGTGCCCCGACTGCTCCCGCCGCTTCACCACGGTGGAGACCGCGTCACTCATGGTGATCAAGCGGGCGGGTGTCACCGAGCCCTTCAGCCGTACCAAGGTCATCTCCGGCGTGCGCAAGGCGTGCCAGGGGCGACCCGTCACCGAGGACGCCCTCGCCCAGCTCGGCCAGCGGGTCGAGGAGGCGGTGCGCGCCACCGGCAGCGCCGAGCTGACCACCCACGACGTCGGGCTGGCCATTCTCGGCCCCCTGCAGGAACTCGACCTCGTCGCGTACCTGCGCTTCGCATCGGTGTACAAGGCTTTCGACAGCCTGGAGGACTTCGAGGCCGCCATCGCGGAGCTCCGCGAGCGGCCTCCCGCTGAGGAATGCGGGACCGGAGCGACCCCCGAGGTCCCCGTTCCCGCCGTCGCCGCCGACTGA
- a CDS encoding TerD family protein codes for MGGLNKGVGKVEVTLKWDPSPIGAPAHDLDIIAGVYGSEDPFGAPAFLVHFGSRSPDGTITLHRDSRTGQGFGYDEAMTVELDRIAATYGRVVVGVAIQQGGGRRTFGDVANTGVLVREGHRDLLTDDFADLAEATAATVVEFTRDGADGWEYRQITRGFDADPQEFAAVMGAQQV; via the coding sequence GTGGGCGGTCTCAACAAGGGGGTCGGCAAGGTCGAGGTGACGCTCAAGTGGGACCCGAGCCCGATCGGAGCGCCGGCGCACGATCTCGACATCATCGCGGGGGTGTACGGCTCGGAGGACCCGTTCGGGGCGCCGGCCTTCCTGGTGCACTTCGGCAGCCGCTCCCCCGACGGGACGATCACGCTCCACCGGGACAGCCGTACGGGGCAGGGCTTCGGGTACGACGAGGCGATGACCGTGGAGCTGGACCGGATCGCCGCCACGTACGGGCGCGTCGTGGTGGGCGTGGCCATACAGCAGGGCGGCGGCCGGCGGACCTTCGGCGACGTCGCCAACACGGGGGTCCTGGTGCGTGAGGGTCATCGCGACCTGCTGACGGACGACTTCGCCGACCTGGCGGAGGCGACGGCGGCGACGGTCGTGGAGTTCACCCGGGACGGTGCGGACGGCTGGGAGTACCGCCAGATCACCCGCGGCTTCGACGCCGACCCGCAGGAATTCGCGGCGGTGATGGGCGCCCAGCAGGTTTAG
- a CDS encoding ABC-F family ATP-binding cassette domain-containing protein: MPTQISLRDVTVSRGDRLLLDRISLTVRPGERIGIVGENGAGKSTLLRILGGLEAPDDGDVITVAEGGSGLLAQTPQLPGDRTVADAMDAALSELRSMERGLRGLEQRLDSADAGALDAYGELLTAYELRGGYEADARVDKAMHGLGLAGIGRERLLGSLSGGEQARLGIACTLAASPEVLLLDEPTNHLDERALDWLEEALLAHRGTVVAVSHDRVFLERVATAIVEVDADRRTLVRYGDGYAGYRAEQAAARRRWEQAYAEWCAETSRLEEYAATTAHGVAAGHGPRDNNKMAYDRAGGRVQASVSGRVRNAQERLRRLREEPVARPPRPLAFAARPVAGGAQGELVSLTGVRVGGRLAVDALTVGAGEKILVHGGNGAGKSTLLSVMAGVRNPDEGDVRRRGRIGFLAQEIPVGRPAERVLAAFGRGLALSEDESSELLLSYGLFRPADLHVPVGSLSAGQRRRLALARLLARPADLLLLDEPANHLALGLVEELEQALEQWTGALVVVSHDRRLRRRFTGRVHRMDSGRLAG; the protein is encoded by the coding sequence TTGCCCACTCAGATCTCTCTGCGCGACGTGACCGTGTCCCGTGGGGACCGGCTCCTGCTCGACCGGATCTCGCTCACCGTGCGCCCCGGTGAACGGATCGGCATCGTGGGGGAGAACGGGGCGGGGAAGTCCACCCTGCTGCGCATCCTCGGCGGCCTGGAGGCACCCGACGACGGCGACGTGATCACGGTGGCGGAGGGCGGCTCGGGACTCCTCGCCCAGACCCCGCAGCTGCCCGGCGACCGCACCGTCGCGGACGCGATGGACGCGGCCCTGTCCGAACTGCGGTCCATGGAACGCGGGCTGCGTGGGCTCGAACAGCGGCTCGACTCGGCGGACGCCGGCGCCCTGGACGCGTACGGCGAACTGCTCACCGCCTACGAGCTGCGCGGCGGGTACGAGGCGGACGCCCGGGTCGACAAGGCGATGCACGGTCTCGGTCTCGCCGGCATCGGGCGGGAGCGGCTGCTCGGCAGTCTGTCGGGCGGGGAGCAGGCGCGCCTCGGCATCGCGTGCACGCTCGCCGCGTCGCCCGAGGTGCTGCTGCTCGACGAGCCCACCAACCACCTGGACGAGCGCGCCCTCGACTGGCTGGAGGAGGCACTGCTCGCCCACCGGGGCACGGTCGTCGCCGTCTCCCACGACCGCGTCTTCCTGGAGCGGGTCGCGACCGCGATCGTCGAGGTGGACGCCGACCGCCGCACGCTCGTCCGGTACGGGGACGGGTACGCCGGATACCGCGCCGAGCAGGCGGCCGCGCGACGCCGCTGGGAGCAGGCGTACGCGGAGTGGTGCGCGGAGACGTCCAGACTGGAGGAGTACGCCGCGACCACCGCGCACGGCGTCGCCGCCGGCCACGGGCCCAGGGACAACAACAAGATGGCGTACGACCGCGCGGGAGGCCGGGTCCAGGCCTCGGTGTCCGGCCGTGTGCGAAACGCGCAGGAGCGGCTGCGTCGGCTGCGGGAGGAGCCCGTCGCCCGGCCGCCCAGACCGCTGGCCTTCGCGGCCCGGCCCGTGGCCGGAGGCGCGCAGGGCGAGCTGGTGTCCCTGACCGGGGTGCGGGTCGGCGGGCGGCTCGCGGTGGACGCGCTGACCGTCGGCGCGGGCGAGAAGATCCTGGTCCATGGGGGCAACGGGGCAGGGAAGTCCACGCTCCTCTCGGTGATGGCAGGGGTGCGCAACCCCGACGAGGGCGACGTCCGGCGACGCGGCCGGATCGGGTTCCTGGCCCAGGAGATACCCGTCGGTCGGCCGGCCGAGCGCGTGCTCGCCGCCTTCGGACGGGGGCTCGCCCTCTCCGAGGACGAGAGTTCCGAGCTGCTGCTGTCCTACGGCCTGTTCCGCCCCGCCGACCTGCACGTCCCGGTCGGATCGCTCTCGGCCGGTCAGCGCCGTCGGCTGGCCCTGGCGCGACTGCTTGCCAGGCCGGCGGACCTGCTGCTGCTCGACGAGCCGGCCAACCACCTGGCCCTCGGCCTCGTCGAGGAGCTGGAACAGGCCCTGGAGCAGTGGACCGGCGCCCTCGTCGTCGTCTCCCACGACCGGCGGCTGCGCCGCCGCTTCACCGGCCGGGTCCACCGGATGGACTCCGGGCGCCTGGCCGGCTGA
- a CDS encoding vitamin B12-dependent ribonucleotide reductase, whose amino-acid sequence MTETASGPARGSRAKGTKASKGLRIERIHTTPGVHPYEEVVWERRDVVMTNWRDGSVNFEQRGVEFPDFWSVNAVNIVTSKYFRGAVGTPQRETGLKQLIDRIVKTYTKAGEEYGYFASPADAEIFEHELAYALLHQIFSFNSPVWFNVGTPQPQQVSACFILSVDDSMESILDWYKEEGMIFKGGSGAGLNLSRIRSSKELLSSGGNASGPVSFMRGADASAGTIKSGGATRRAAKMVILDVDHPDIEDFIETKVKEEEKIRALRDAGFDMDLGGDDITSVQYQNANNSVRVNDEFMKAVETGGKFGLRARMTGEVIEQVDAKSLFRKMAEAAWACADPGIQYDDTINHWHTCPESGRINGSNPCSEYMHLDNTSCNLASLNLMKFLKDDGKGNQSFDVERFAKVVELVITAMDISICFADFPTQKIGENTRAFRQLGIGYANLGALLMATGHAYDSDGGRALAGAITSLMTGTSYRRSAELAAVVGAYDGYAKNAQPHQRVMKQHADANETAVRMDDLDSPIWAAATEAWQDVIRLGAKNGFRNAQASVIAPTGTIGLAMSCDTTGLEPDLALVKFKKLVGGGSMQIVNGTVPQALRRLGYQEEQIEAIVAHIAEHGNVIDAPGLKTEHYEVFDCAMGERSISAMGHVRMMAAIQPWISGALSKTVNLPETATVEDVEEVYFEAWKMGVKALAIYRDNCKVGQPLSAKKKEEEKAEVTAKSEATIREAVEKVVEYRPVRKRLPKGRPGITTSFTVGGAEGYMTANSYPDDGLGEVFLKMSKQGSTLAGMMDAFSIAVSVGLQYGVPLETYVSKFTNMRFEPAGMTDDPDVRMAQSIVDYIFRRLALDFLPFETRSALGIHSAEERQRHLETGSYEPTEDEVDVEGLAQSAPRAQELKAVAAPIAKIEVPAPKQAHTSAELVEMQLGISADAPLCFSCGTKMQRAGSCYICEGCGSTSGCS is encoded by the coding sequence ATGACAGAGACGGCGAGCGGTCCGGCACGTGGTTCCCGCGCCAAGGGAACCAAGGCGAGCAAGGGCCTGCGTATCGAGCGCATCCACACCACCCCCGGCGTGCATCCGTACGAAGAGGTGGTCTGGGAGCGTCGTGACGTCGTCATGACCAACTGGCGCGACGGCTCGGTCAACTTCGAGCAGCGTGGCGTCGAGTTCCCCGACTTCTGGTCGGTGAACGCGGTCAACATCGTCACCAGCAAGTACTTCCGCGGGGCCGTCGGCACCCCGCAGCGCGAGACCGGTCTCAAGCAGCTCATCGACCGGATCGTTAAGACCTACACCAAGGCCGGCGAGGAGTACGGCTACTTCGCCTCGCCCGCCGACGCCGAGATCTTCGAGCACGAGCTGGCCTACGCCCTCCTGCACCAGATCTTCAGCTTCAACTCCCCGGTGTGGTTCAACGTCGGCACGCCCCAGCCGCAGCAGGTCTCCGCCTGCTTCATCCTGTCCGTCGACGACTCCATGGAGTCGATCCTCGACTGGTACAAGGAAGAGGGCATGATCTTCAAGGGCGGCTCCGGCGCCGGCCTGAACCTCTCCCGCATCCGCTCCTCCAAGGAGCTGCTCTCCTCCGGCGGCAACGCCTCCGGCCCGGTCTCCTTCATGCGCGGCGCCGACGCGTCCGCAGGAACGATCAAGTCGGGCGGCGCCACCCGCCGCGCGGCCAAGATGGTCATCCTCGACGTCGACCACCCGGACATCGAGGACTTCATCGAGACCAAGGTCAAGGAGGAGGAGAAGATCCGCGCCCTCCGTGACGCGGGCTTCGACATGGACCTGGGCGGCGACGACATCACGTCCGTCCAGTACCAGAACGCCAACAACTCCGTCCGCGTGAACGACGAGTTCATGAAGGCCGTCGAGACCGGCGGGAAGTTCGGTCTGCGCGCCCGCATGACCGGCGAGGTCATCGAGCAGGTCGACGCCAAGTCGCTGTTCCGCAAGATGGCCGAGGCCGCGTGGGCCTGCGCCGACCCGGGCATCCAGTACGACGACACGATCAACCACTGGCACACCTGCCCCGAGTCCGGCCGGATCAACGGCTCGAACCCGTGCAGCGAGTACATGCACCTGGACAACACGTCCTGCAACCTCGCCTCGCTGAACCTGATGAAGTTCCTCAAGGACGACGGCAAGGGCAACCAGTCCTTCGACGTCGAGCGCTTCGCCAAGGTCGTCGAGCTCGTCATCACCGCGATGGACATCTCCATCTGCTTCGCCGACTTCCCGACCCAGAAGATCGGCGAGAACACCCGCGCCTTCCGCCAGCTCGGCATCGGCTACGCCAACCTCGGCGCCCTGCTGATGGCGACCGGCCACGCGTACGACTCCGACGGCGGCCGCGCCCTGGCCGGCGCCATCACCTCGCTGATGACCGGCACCTCGTACCGGCGCTCCGCCGAGCTCGCCGCGGTCGTCGGCGCGTACGACGGCTACGCGAAGAACGCTCAGCCGCACCAGCGCGTCATGAAGCAGCACGCCGACGCCAACGAGACGGCCGTCCGCATGGACGACCTGGACTCGCCGATCTGGGCCGCCGCCACGGAGGCCTGGCAGGACGTGATCCGCCTCGGCGCCAAGAACGGCTTCCGCAACGCCCAGGCGTCCGTCATCGCCCCGACCGGCACCATCGGTCTCGCGATGTCCTGCGACACCACCGGCCTCGAGCCCGACCTCGCCCTGGTCAAGTTCAAGAAGCTGGTCGGCGGCGGCTCGATGCAGATCGTCAACGGCACCGTCCCGCAGGCCCTGCGCCGCCTGGGTTACCAGGAGGAGCAGATCGAGGCGATCGTCGCCCACATCGCCGAGCACGGCAATGTGATCGACGCCCCCGGTCTGAAGACCGAGCACTACGAGGTCTTCGACTGCGCCATGGGCGAGCGTTCCATCTCCGCGATGGGCCACGTCCGCATGATGGCCGCCATCCAGCCGTGGATCTCCGGCGCCCTCTCCAAGACGGTCAACCTGCCGGAGACGGCGACCGTCGAGGACGTCGAGGAGGTCTACTTCGAGGCGTGGAAGATGGGCGTCAAGGCGCTCGCGATCTACCGCGACAACTGCAAGGTCGGCCAGCCGCTCTCCGCCAAGAAGAAGGAGGAGGAGAAGGCCGAGGTCACCGCGAAGTCCGAGGCGACGATCCGCGAGGCCGTCGAGAAGGTCGTCGAGTACCGCCCGGTCCGCAAGCGCCTGCCGAAGGGCCGCCCGGGGATCACCACCTCCTTCACGGTCGGCGGCGCCGAGGGCTACATGACCGCGAACTCCTACCCGGACGACGGTCTCGGCGAGGTCTTCCTCAAGATGTCCAAGCAGGGTTCGACGCTCGCGGGCATGATGGACGCCTTCTCGATCGCCGTCTCGGTCGGCCTTCAGTACGGCGTCCCGCTCGAAACGTACGTCTCGAAGTTCACCAACATGCGCTTCGAGCCGGCCGGCATGACGGACGACCCGGACGTGCGGATGGCGCAGTCGATCGTCGACTACATCTTCCGCCGCCTGGCGCTGGACTTCCTGCCCTTCGAGACCCGCTCGGCGCTCGGCATCCACTCCGCCGAGGAGCGTCAGCGCCACCTGGAGACGGGCTCCTACGAGCCCACCGAGGACGAGGTCGACGTCGAGGGCCTGGCCCAGTCGGCCCCGCGCGCCCAGGAGCTGAAGGCCGTCGCCGCCCCGATCGCCAAGATCGAGGTCCCGGCCCCGAAGCAGGCGCACACCTCGGCCGAGCTCGTCGAGATGCAGCTGGGCATCAGCGCGGACGCCCCGCTCTGCTTCTCCTGCGGCACCAAGATGCAGCGCGCCGGCTCCTGCTACATCTGCGAGGGCTGCGGCTCGACCAGCGGCTGCAGCTGA
- a CDS encoding DUF1152 domain-containing protein, with protein MTALHANPLFSRLESARRVLVTGAGGGFDIYAGLPIALSLLHQGKEVRLANLTFSAIEGLPLDSWLVPDVAVVTPESSPHQTYFPERTLAQWLKMHGYPSTVHALARVGVQPLRAAYRALIEHHEIDAVILVDGGTDILMRGDESGLGTPEEDLTSVAALAGIDDLPGLTERLVVSIGFGVDAYHGVSHGLVLENIAALDRDGAYLGAFSVPRASKEGALFLDAVAHAQHRTPDRPSIVNGSIAAAVQGSFGDVQFTERTRGSELFINPLMSLCFAFELKGLAARCLYLDRIEHTHLIRQVSSAIEEFRDEVVRQRPPRGYPH; from the coding sequence ATGACGGCACTGCACGCCAATCCCCTCTTCTCCCGCCTCGAATCGGCCCGCCGCGTCCTCGTGACCGGCGCGGGCGGCGGTTTCGACATCTACGCCGGGCTGCCGATCGCGCTGTCCCTGCTGCACCAGGGCAAGGAAGTCCGGCTCGCCAACCTCACCTTCAGCGCGATCGAGGGGCTGCCGCTCGACTCCTGGCTCGTGCCGGACGTCGCCGTCGTCACTCCGGAGTCCTCGCCCCACCAGACGTACTTCCCCGAGCGTACCCTCGCGCAATGGCTGAAAATGCACGGCTATCCCAGCACCGTCCACGCCTTGGCGCGCGTCGGCGTGCAGCCGCTGCGGGCCGCCTACCGGGCGCTGATCGAGCACCACGAGATCGACGCCGTCATCCTGGTCGACGGCGGTACGGACATCCTCATGCGGGGCGACGAGTCGGGCCTCGGCACCCCGGAGGAGGACCTGACCAGCGTGGCCGCCCTGGCCGGCATCGACGACCTCCCCGGCCTCACCGAGCGGCTCGTCGTCTCGATCGGCTTCGGTGTCGACGCGTACCACGGCGTCAGCCACGGGCTGGTCCTGGAGAACATCGCGGCGCTGGACCGGGACGGGGCTTACCTCGGAGCGTTCTCGGTGCCCCGCGCCTCCAAGGAGGGGGCGCTGTTCCTGGACGCCGTCGCGCACGCGCAGCACCGGACGCCCGACCGTCCCAGCATCGTGAATGGCTCGATCGCGGCGGCGGTACAAGGCTCCTTCGGAGACGTGCAGTTCACGGAGCGCACGCGCGGCAGCGAGCTGTTCATCAACCCTCTGATGTCGCTCTGCTTCGCCTTCGAACTGAAGGGACTGGCCGCCCGCTGCCTCTATCTCGACCGTATTGAGCACACGCACCTCATTCGCCAGGTGAGCAGCGCCATCGAGGAGTTCCGGGACGAGGTCGTCCGGCAGCGGCCGCCGCGCGGCTACCCGCACTGA
- a CDS encoding phosphoglycerate mutase family protein produces the protein MARPRRIVLVRHGESEGNVDDTVYEREPDHALALTANGRRQAEETGDRLRELFGDERVSVYVSPYRRTHETFRAFRLDPRRVRVREEPRLREQDWGNWQEREDVRLQKAYRDAYGHFFYRFAQGESGADVYDRVGAFLESLYRSFEAPDHPPNVLLVTHGLTMRLFCMRWFHWTVAEFESLSNPGNGETRTLLLGEDGRYTLDRPFERWRTPKPYGGTG, from the coding sequence ATGGCACGACCGCGGCGCATCGTCCTCGTACGGCACGGAGAGTCGGAGGGGAACGTCGATGACACGGTGTACGAGCGCGAGCCCGACCATGCCCTCGCGCTCACCGCGAACGGCCGCCGCCAGGCCGAGGAGACCGGAGACCGGCTGCGCGAGCTGTTCGGCGACGAGCGGGTCAGCGTGTACGTGTCGCCGTACCGCCGCACCCACGAGACCTTCCGGGCCTTCCGGCTGGACCCGAGGCGCGTCCGGGTCCGCGAGGAGCCCCGGCTGCGGGAACAGGACTGGGGCAACTGGCAGGAGCGGGAGGACGTGCGCCTGCAGAAGGCGTACCGCGACGCCTACGGACACTTCTTCTACCGGTTCGCGCAAGGGGAGTCCGGTGCCGACGTGTACGACCGCGTGGGCGCCTTCCTGGAGAGCCTCTACCGCAGCTTCGAGGCGCCGGACCATCCGCCGAACGTCCTCCTGGTCACCCACGGCCTCACCATGCGGCTGTTCTGCATGCGCTGGTTCCACTGGACGGTCGCCGAGTTCGAGTCGCTGTCCAACCCGGGCAACGGGGAGACCCGCACCCTGCTCCTGGGAGAGGACGGTCGCTACACCCTGGACCGCCCCTTCGAACGCTGGCGCACCCCGAAACCGTACGGTGGCACCGGATAG
- a CDS encoding TetR/AcrR family transcriptional regulator, which yields MNESPAPSEPTTPPAPGSRRPGGRTARTRAAVRDAVLSGLAEHGYPGLTVEYVAEHSGVHKTTLYRRWGTLEGLVADALDLAGEDTWTPPDTGSLAGDLRALAREVSESFADPAAAAAPTAFVGAAFQSPRAAEALRAFYAERFRRCEPVVERAVERGEAPPGTDAGAVVRAASAPLFLRLFVTREPVDTALADQSAAAALAAVEAGAFTTSNG from the coding sequence TTGAACGAGTCTCCCGCTCCGTCCGAGCCGACCACGCCTCCCGCGCCCGGCAGCCGGCGCCCCGGCGGCCGGACCGCCCGCACCCGCGCCGCCGTCCGCGACGCCGTCCTGTCCGGCCTGGCCGAACACGGCTACCCGGGGCTGACGGTCGAGTACGTGGCGGAGCACTCCGGCGTCCACAAGACGACCCTCTACCGCCGCTGGGGCACCCTCGAAGGGCTGGTCGCCGACGCCCTGGACCTGGCGGGCGAGGACACCTGGACGCCGCCGGACACCGGCAGCCTGGCCGGTGATCTGCGTGCGCTGGCGCGCGAGGTGAGCGAGTCGTTCGCCGATCCGGCCGCCGCTGCCGCGCCCACGGCTTTCGTCGGCGCCGCGTTCCAGTCACCGCGCGCCGCGGAGGCCCTGCGGGCGTTCTACGCGGAGCGCTTCCGGCGCTGTGAGCCGGTCGTCGAGCGGGCCGTGGAGCGCGGCGAGGCCCCGCCCGGCACCGACGCGGGAGCCGTCGTACGGGCCGCCTCCGCGCCGCTCTTCCTGCGTCTGTTCGTCACCCGCGAGCCGGTCGACACCGCGCTCGCGGACCAGTCCGCCGCCGCGGCCCTCGCGGCGGTCGAGGCGGGAGCGTTCACCACCTCGAACGGGTGA